GCATAGACCCTTCTGTTACAGACGCAATAGCGAAAGAGATAAAGGATATCAAGAAATTAGGCGTCCAGATCGCGATTGTAATAGGCGGAGGAAATATCTACAGGGGCGCTACAGCTTCAAAAGAGGGAGTGGATCGCATAATAGCTGATTACATGGGCATGCTCGCGACAGTCATAAACGGGCTTGCGCTGCAGGATGTGCTGGAGAAGGCAGGCGTTATGACGCGCGTCCAGACCGCGATTGATATGCAGCGGATCGCAGAGCCTTATATCAGGCGTCGCGCGGTAAGGCACCTTGAAAAAGGAAGAGTCGTTATCTTTGTCGCTGGTACAGGCAATCCGTATTTTTCAACAGATACAGCTGCCAGCCTCAGGGCAATAGAAATAAACGCGGATATTATTTTAAAGGCTACAAATGTAGATGGTGTATACTCCGCTGACCCAAAAAAGAACAAATCCGCGAAAAAATTTAAGAGCTTGAAATACATCGAAGTCCTGAATAAGGGTCTCAAGGTCATGGATGCTACTGCAGTAAGCCTTTGCATGGACAACAGTCTACCCATAATTGTTTTTAATCTCACAAAAAAAGGAAACATAAAAAGGGTCATCCTGGGCGAAAAGATAGGAACAGCAGTTAAATAAGCCAAACGTCCATATTGAAAAGGAGATAATTATGCTACCCCTCCAAAAGCGCCTTCATGAAATAGAAGAAAAAATGAAA
The sequence above is a segment of the Candidatus Gorgyraea atricola genome. Coding sequences within it:
- the pyrH gene encoding UMP kinase, with the protein product MKKSAYKRVVLKLSGEALQGKKGYGIDPSVTDAIAKEIKDIKKLGVQIAIVIGGGNIYRGATASKEGVDRIIADYMGMLATVINGLALQDVLEKAGVMTRVQTAIDMQRIAEPYIRRRAVRHLEKGRVVIFVAGTGNPYFSTDTAASLRAIEINADIILKATNVDGVYSADPKKNKSAKKFKSLKYIEVLNKGLKVMDATAVSLCMDNSLPIIVFNLTKKGNIKRVILGEKIGTAVK